The following proteins come from a genomic window of Gossypium raimondii isolate GPD5lz chromosome 5, ASM2569854v1, whole genome shotgun sequence:
- the LOC105767680 gene encoding E3 ubiquitin-protein ligase RHA2B, translating to MAIYKFLKYFLSLLSVVRLLKWAWYFLLHYSLFPHHMPTYIVGEGFNKLGDSDNAVSECAICLCNFDDDDEIRELRCDHFFHKVCLDRWKGYRGFTCPICRRPLLRPLKLGAPAVEVILLNYCSFDDSNHRETLWLR from the coding sequence ATGGCGATTTACAAGTTTCTGAAGTACTTCTTGTCTTTGCTTTCAGTGGTTCGGCTTCTGAAATGGGCTTGGTACTTCTTGCTTCATTACTCTTTGTTCCCTCACCACATGCCAACATATATTGTTGGTGAAGGTTTCAATAAGCTAGGTGACTCCGATAACGCTGTTTCCGAGTGTGCCATTTGTTTATGCAACTTTGACGACGATGACGAGATCAGAGAACTGAGATGTGACCATTTTTTCCACAAAGTTTGCTTGGATAGATGGAAAGGGTATCGGGGTTTTACGTGTCCCATATGTCGCCGTCCTCTACTTCGACCTCTGAAACTAGGCGCCCCCGCCGTGGAAGTCATACTTCTCAATTATTGTTCTTTCGATGATTCAAACCACCGCGAAACCTTGTGGCTGCGTTAA
- the LOC105767681 gene encoding UPF0481 protein At3g47200 isoform X2 — translation MSSGKPDEPIQLPETYSTHPFPIYIPEDEELGNDVMQSSTNERQRQSLEIDIKALEIDIKEMMIKSRRPPFPCCIYRVSPVLRDVNKKAYTPRTVSIGPLHHNNKNLKGMQAVKFQYLEQFLKRATKTAMLNELPHWGDPMGFVTSLDTDLQIGKHFSCLERFLGLLKSTEGDIWNSYAEDDLNHITLEELLKIILVDSAFIIELFLRFHFNPSRLTPFEIASIRMDLLLIENQVPFFVLENLYKEAFGSYPNIYPTILELSYGEHGSDGGTPENESKNRESDDSNEHLKSATQLHAAGVQFNVSSSKCTLDISFIKPKLEIPCLHIYDDTEVIFRNVMVLEIYQYPNKTLICDYVLLMDYLINTSEDAELLVEKKIITSRLGSNQQVASLFNRLGRNIVKGINDKKLKGLVQALNAYYDTPWHTTKATFWLKYFSTPWKAASTTAASLLLLLTLIQTVLTGIAL, via the exons ATGTCTTCGGGGAAACCAGATGAACCAATCCAGCTTCCTGAAACTTATTCAACCCATCCTTTCCCCATCTACATCCCTGAGGATGAAGAG CTTGGAAATGATGTAATGCAATCATCGACAAATGAGCGCCAACGCCAATCTTTGGAGATTGACATCAAAGCTTTGGAGATTGACATCAAAGAAATGATGATCAAAAGCAGGAGACCGCCTTTCCCCTGTTGTATCTACAGGGTCTCACCTGTACTTCGTGATGTAAACAAAAAGGCCTACACCCCTCGGACTGTTTCCATTGGTCCTCTTCACCATAACAACAAAAACTTGAAGGGTATGCAAGCggtaaaatttcaatatcttgAGCAGTTCCTTAAACGTGCCACCAAAACTGCTATGCTAAACGAGCTTCCTCACTGGGGAGATCCAATGGGTTTTGTTACTTCCTTGGATACTGACCTTCAAATAGGAAAGCATTTTTCTTGCTTAGAAAGGTTTTTGGGGTTGTTAAAATCTACCGAAGGTGATATTTGGAATAGTTATGCAGAAGATGACTTGAATCACATCACCCTTGAAGAGTTGTTGAAGATTATCCTCGTCGATTCCGCCTTCATTATCGAGCTCTTTCttcgttttcattttaatccttctAGATTAACACCATTCGAGATAGCTTCCATAAGGATGGACCTCTTGTTAATAGAAAATCAGGTTCCATTCTTTGTGCTGGAAAATCTATACAAAGAAGCTTTTGGCTCTTATCCCAACATTTATCCAACCATCCTTGAACTTTCTT ATGGTGAACACGGCAGCGATGGTGGAACCCCTGAAAATGAAAGCAAGAATCGAGAATCCGATGACAGCAATGAACATTTGAAAAGCGCAACGCAATTGCATGCAGCTGGTGTGCAGTTCAATGTAAGTTCAAGCAAATGCACACTTGACATAAGCTTTATCAAGCCAAAACTTGAAATACCATGTCTGCATATATACGATGATACTGAAGTTATTTTCAGGAATGTGATGGTCCTGGAGATATACCAGTATCCAAATAAAACCCTCATTTGCGACTATGTCTTATTGATGGATTATCTTATCAACACCAGCGAAGACGCGGAGTTACTtgtggaaaagaaaattatcaCCAGCCGGCTTGGCAGCAACCAACAAGTGGCCTCTTTGTTTAACAGGCTTGGCAGGAACATTGTGAAGGGTATCaatgacaaaaaattaaaaggtttggTTCAGGCCTTGAATGCGTACTATGATACACCTTGGCACACAACGAAAGCAACCTTTTGGCTTAAGTATTTCAGCACACCTTGGAAAGCTGCTTCCACAACTGCTGCTTCTCTATTGCTTTTGCTCACTTTGATTCAAACCGTATTAACAGGAATAGCCTTATAG
- the LOC105767681 gene encoding UPF0481 protein At3g47200 isoform X1 → MSSGKPDEPIQLPETYSTHPFPIYIPEDEELGNDVMQSSTNERQRQSLEIDIKALEIDIKEMMIKSRRPPFPCCIYRVSPVLRDVNKKAYTPRTVSIGPLHHNNKNLKGMQAVKFQYLEQFLKRATKTAMLNELPHWGDPMGFVTSLDTDLQIGKHFSCLERFLGLLKSTEGDIWNSYAEDDLNHITLEELLKIILVDSAFIIELFLRFHFNPSRLTPFEIASIRMDLLLIENQVPFFVLENLYKEAFGSYPNIYPTILELSCEFFEPYNDQKMQIQTMKHFTDLLRTFHLPITTDGEHGSDGGTPENESKNRESDDSNEHLKSATQLHAAGVQFNVSSSKCTLDISFIKPKLEIPCLHIYDDTEVIFRNVMVLEIYQYPNKTLICDYVLLMDYLINTSEDAELLVEKKIITSRLGSNQQVASLFNRLGRNIVKGINDKKLKGLVQALNAYYDTPWHTTKATFWLKYFSTPWKAASTTAASLLLLLTLIQTVLTGIAL, encoded by the exons ATGTCTTCGGGGAAACCAGATGAACCAATCCAGCTTCCTGAAACTTATTCAACCCATCCTTTCCCCATCTACATCCCTGAGGATGAAGAG CTTGGAAATGATGTAATGCAATCATCGACAAATGAGCGCCAACGCCAATCTTTGGAGATTGACATCAAAGCTTTGGAGATTGACATCAAAGAAATGATGATCAAAAGCAGGAGACCGCCTTTCCCCTGTTGTATCTACAGGGTCTCACCTGTACTTCGTGATGTAAACAAAAAGGCCTACACCCCTCGGACTGTTTCCATTGGTCCTCTTCACCATAACAACAAAAACTTGAAGGGTATGCAAGCggtaaaatttcaatatcttgAGCAGTTCCTTAAACGTGCCACCAAAACTGCTATGCTAAACGAGCTTCCTCACTGGGGAGATCCAATGGGTTTTGTTACTTCCTTGGATACTGACCTTCAAATAGGAAAGCATTTTTCTTGCTTAGAAAGGTTTTTGGGGTTGTTAAAATCTACCGAAGGTGATATTTGGAATAGTTATGCAGAAGATGACTTGAATCACATCACCCTTGAAGAGTTGTTGAAGATTATCCTCGTCGATTCCGCCTTCATTATCGAGCTCTTTCttcgttttcattttaatccttctAGATTAACACCATTCGAGATAGCTTCCATAAGGATGGACCTCTTGTTAATAGAAAATCAGGTTCCATTCTTTGTGCTGGAAAATCTATACAAAGAAGCTTTTGGCTCTTATCCCAACATTTATCCAACCATCCTTGAACTTTCTTGTGAGTTTTTTGAGCCTTACAACGACCAAAAAATGCAAATCCAAACAATGAAGCATTTTACAGATTTGCTAAGAACCTTTCATCTCCCAATAACTACAGATGGTGAACACGGCAGCGATGGTGGAACCCCTGAAAATGAAAGCAAGAATCGAGAATCCGATGACAGCAATGAACATTTGAAAAGCGCAACGCAATTGCATGCAGCTGGTGTGCAGTTCAATGTAAGTTCAAGCAAATGCACACTTGACATAAGCTTTATCAAGCCAAAACTTGAAATACCATGTCTGCATATATACGATGATACTGAAGTTATTTTCAGGAATGTGATGGTCCTGGAGATATACCAGTATCCAAATAAAACCCTCATTTGCGACTATGTCTTATTGATGGATTATCTTATCAACACCAGCGAAGACGCGGAGTTACTtgtggaaaagaaaattatcaCCAGCCGGCTTGGCAGCAACCAACAAGTGGCCTCTTTGTTTAACAGGCTTGGCAGGAACATTGTGAAGGGTATCaatgacaaaaaattaaaaggtttggTTCAGGCCTTGAATGCGTACTATGATACACCTTGGCACACAACGAAAGCAACCTTTTGGCTTAAGTATTTCAGCACACCTTGGAAAGCTGCTTCCACAACTGCTGCTTCTCTATTGCTTTTGCTCACTTTGATTCAAACCGTATTAACAGGAATAGCCTTATAG
- the LOC105767681 gene encoding UPF0481 protein At3g47200 isoform X3, with translation MSSGKPDEPIQLPETYSTHPFPIYIPEDEELGNDVMQSSTNERQRQSLEIDIKALEIDIKEMMIKSRRPPFPCCIYRVSPVLRDVNKKAYTPRTVSIGPLHHNNKNLKGMQAVKFQYLEQFLKRATKTAMLNELPHWGDPMGFVTSLDTDLQIGKHFSCLERFLGLLKSTEGDIWNSYAEDDLNHITLEELLKIILVDSAFIIELFLRFHFNPSRLTPFEIASIRMDLLLIENQVPFFVLENLYKEAFGSYPNIYPTILELSCEFFEPYNDQKMQIQTMKHFTDLLRTFHLPITTDGEHGSDGGTPENESKNRESDDSNEHLKSATQLHAAGVQFNRRRGVTCGKENYHQPAWQQPTSGLFV, from the exons ATGTCTTCGGGGAAACCAGATGAACCAATCCAGCTTCCTGAAACTTATTCAACCCATCCTTTCCCCATCTACATCCCTGAGGATGAAGAG CTTGGAAATGATGTAATGCAATCATCGACAAATGAGCGCCAACGCCAATCTTTGGAGATTGACATCAAAGCTTTGGAGATTGACATCAAAGAAATGATGATCAAAAGCAGGAGACCGCCTTTCCCCTGTTGTATCTACAGGGTCTCACCTGTACTTCGTGATGTAAACAAAAAGGCCTACACCCCTCGGACTGTTTCCATTGGTCCTCTTCACCATAACAACAAAAACTTGAAGGGTATGCAAGCggtaaaatttcaatatcttgAGCAGTTCCTTAAACGTGCCACCAAAACTGCTATGCTAAACGAGCTTCCTCACTGGGGAGATCCAATGGGTTTTGTTACTTCCTTGGATACTGACCTTCAAATAGGAAAGCATTTTTCTTGCTTAGAAAGGTTTTTGGGGTTGTTAAAATCTACCGAAGGTGATATTTGGAATAGTTATGCAGAAGATGACTTGAATCACATCACCCTTGAAGAGTTGTTGAAGATTATCCTCGTCGATTCCGCCTTCATTATCGAGCTCTTTCttcgttttcattttaatccttctAGATTAACACCATTCGAGATAGCTTCCATAAGGATGGACCTCTTGTTAATAGAAAATCAGGTTCCATTCTTTGTGCTGGAAAATCTATACAAAGAAGCTTTTGGCTCTTATCCCAACATTTATCCAACCATCCTTGAACTTTCTTGTGAGTTTTTTGAGCCTTACAACGACCAAAAAATGCAAATCCAAACAATGAAGCATTTTACAGATTTGCTAAGAACCTTTCATCTCCCAATAACTACAGATGGTGAACACGGCAGCGATGGTGGAACCCCTGAAAATGAAAGCAAGAATCGAGAATCCGATGACAGCAATGAACATTTGAAAAGCGCAACGCAATTGCATGCAGCTGGTGTGCAGTTCAAT CGAAGACGCGGAGTTACTtgtggaaaagaaaattatcaCCAGCCGGCTTGGCAGCAACCAACAAGTGGCCTCTTTGTTTAA
- the LOC105767681 gene encoding uncharacterized protein LOC105767681 isoform X5, whose protein sequence is MSSGKPDEPIQLPETYSTHPFPIYIPEDEELGNDVMQSSTNERQRQSLEIDIKALEIDIKEMMIKSRRPPFPCCIYRVSPVLRDVNKKAYTPRTVSIGPLHHNNKNLKGMQAVKFQYLEQFLKRATKTAMLNELPHWGDPMGFVTSLDTDLQIGKHFSCLERFLGLLKSTEGDIWNSYAEDDLNHITLEELLKIILVDSAFIIELFLRFHFNPSRLTPFEIASIRMDLLLIENQVPFFVLENLYKEAFGSYPNIYPTILELSYGEHGSDGGTPENESKNRESDDSNEHLKSATQLHAAGVQFNRRRGVTCGKENYHQPAWQQPTSGLFV, encoded by the exons ATGTCTTCGGGGAAACCAGATGAACCAATCCAGCTTCCTGAAACTTATTCAACCCATCCTTTCCCCATCTACATCCCTGAGGATGAAGAG CTTGGAAATGATGTAATGCAATCATCGACAAATGAGCGCCAACGCCAATCTTTGGAGATTGACATCAAAGCTTTGGAGATTGACATCAAAGAAATGATGATCAAAAGCAGGAGACCGCCTTTCCCCTGTTGTATCTACAGGGTCTCACCTGTACTTCGTGATGTAAACAAAAAGGCCTACACCCCTCGGACTGTTTCCATTGGTCCTCTTCACCATAACAACAAAAACTTGAAGGGTATGCAAGCggtaaaatttcaatatcttgAGCAGTTCCTTAAACGTGCCACCAAAACTGCTATGCTAAACGAGCTTCCTCACTGGGGAGATCCAATGGGTTTTGTTACTTCCTTGGATACTGACCTTCAAATAGGAAAGCATTTTTCTTGCTTAGAAAGGTTTTTGGGGTTGTTAAAATCTACCGAAGGTGATATTTGGAATAGTTATGCAGAAGATGACTTGAATCACATCACCCTTGAAGAGTTGTTGAAGATTATCCTCGTCGATTCCGCCTTCATTATCGAGCTCTTTCttcgttttcattttaatccttctAGATTAACACCATTCGAGATAGCTTCCATAAGGATGGACCTCTTGTTAATAGAAAATCAGGTTCCATTCTTTGTGCTGGAAAATCTATACAAAGAAGCTTTTGGCTCTTATCCCAACATTTATCCAACCATCCTTGAACTTTCTT ATGGTGAACACGGCAGCGATGGTGGAACCCCTGAAAATGAAAGCAAGAATCGAGAATCCGATGACAGCAATGAACATTTGAAAAGCGCAACGCAATTGCATGCAGCTGGTGTGCAGTTCAAT CGAAGACGCGGAGTTACTtgtggaaaagaaaattatcaCCAGCCGGCTTGGCAGCAACCAACAAGTGGCCTCTTTGTTTAA
- the LOC105767681 gene encoding UPF0481 protein At3g47200 isoform X4 — translation MSSGKPDEPIQLPETYSTHPFPIYIPEDEELGNDVMQSSTNERQRQSLEIDIKALEIDIKEMMIKSRRPPFPCCIYRVSPVLRDVNKKAYTPRTVSIGPLHHNNKNLKGMQAVKFQYLEQFLKRATKTAMLNELPHWGDPMGFVTSLDTDLQIGKHFSCLERFLGLLKSTEGDIWNSYAEDDLNHITLEELLKIILVDSAFIIELFLRFHFNPSRLTPFEIASIRMDLLLIENQVPFFVLENLYKEAFGSYPNIYPTILELSCEFFEPYNDQKMQIQTMKHFTDLLRTFHLPITTDGEHGSDGGTPENESKNRESDDSNEHLKSATQLHAAGVQFNECDGPGDIPVSK, via the exons ATGTCTTCGGGGAAACCAGATGAACCAATCCAGCTTCCTGAAACTTATTCAACCCATCCTTTCCCCATCTACATCCCTGAGGATGAAGAG CTTGGAAATGATGTAATGCAATCATCGACAAATGAGCGCCAACGCCAATCTTTGGAGATTGACATCAAAGCTTTGGAGATTGACATCAAAGAAATGATGATCAAAAGCAGGAGACCGCCTTTCCCCTGTTGTATCTACAGGGTCTCACCTGTACTTCGTGATGTAAACAAAAAGGCCTACACCCCTCGGACTGTTTCCATTGGTCCTCTTCACCATAACAACAAAAACTTGAAGGGTATGCAAGCggtaaaatttcaatatcttgAGCAGTTCCTTAAACGTGCCACCAAAACTGCTATGCTAAACGAGCTTCCTCACTGGGGAGATCCAATGGGTTTTGTTACTTCCTTGGATACTGACCTTCAAATAGGAAAGCATTTTTCTTGCTTAGAAAGGTTTTTGGGGTTGTTAAAATCTACCGAAGGTGATATTTGGAATAGTTATGCAGAAGATGACTTGAATCACATCACCCTTGAAGAGTTGTTGAAGATTATCCTCGTCGATTCCGCCTTCATTATCGAGCTCTTTCttcgttttcattttaatccttctAGATTAACACCATTCGAGATAGCTTCCATAAGGATGGACCTCTTGTTAATAGAAAATCAGGTTCCATTCTTTGTGCTGGAAAATCTATACAAAGAAGCTTTTGGCTCTTATCCCAACATTTATCCAACCATCCTTGAACTTTCTTGTGAGTTTTTTGAGCCTTACAACGACCAAAAAATGCAAATCCAAACAATGAAGCATTTTACAGATTTGCTAAGAACCTTTCATCTCCCAATAACTACAGATGGTGAACACGGCAGCGATGGTGGAACCCCTGAAAATGAAAGCAAGAATCGAGAATCCGATGACAGCAATGAACATTTGAAAAGCGCAACGCAATTGCATGCAGCTGGTGTGCAGTTCAAT GAATGTGATGGTCCTGGAGATATACCAGTATCCAAATAA